A region from the Nocardioides exalbidus genome encodes:
- a CDS encoding biotin-dependent carboxyltransferase family protein, with product MSALEVVDPGPLSTLQDLGRRGWAHLGVPRAGALDRGAAALARRLVGGGVDDAVVETTMGGTTLLVHRAVTLAVTGAACDVAVGGRAVAHSAPVTAPAGSLVTVGPATSGVRSYVAFAGGVDEPPVLGSRSTDTLAWVGPPRLAAGQVLDLGVPGVLPEPPDVVVVRRRERVVRLARGPRADWLDDAAWAALDRATYAVAADSDRIGLRLDGPPVVRRDGELPSEGIVLGGVQLPPSGQPVVFLADHPTTGGYPVVAVVEDDDLDLCAQLRPGDEVELRVV from the coding sequence GTGAGCGCTCTCGAGGTCGTCGACCCGGGCCCGCTCTCGACCCTGCAGGACCTCGGGCGCCGGGGCTGGGCGCACCTCGGCGTGCCGCGGGCGGGTGCGCTCGACCGCGGTGCGGCGGCGCTCGCCCGCCGGCTGGTCGGGGGAGGGGTCGACGACGCCGTGGTGGAGACGACGATGGGCGGCACCACGCTGCTCGTCCACCGGGCCGTGACCCTCGCGGTCACCGGTGCGGCCTGCGACGTCGCCGTCGGCGGGCGGGCGGTGGCCCACAGTGCCCCCGTCACGGCGCCGGCCGGGAGCCTGGTCACGGTCGGGCCGGCCACCTCGGGCGTGAGGTCCTACGTCGCGTTCGCCGGCGGCGTCGACGAACCGCCTGTGCTGGGCTCCCGCTCCACCGACACCCTCGCCTGGGTGGGGCCGCCCCGGCTGGCCGCCGGGCAGGTGCTGGACCTCGGGGTGCCGGGTGTGCTGCCGGAGCCGCCCGACGTGGTCGTCGTACGCCGGCGGGAGCGGGTGGTGCGGCTGGCGCGGGGCCCGCGTGCCGACTGGCTGGACGATGCGGCCTGGGCCGCCCTCGACAGGGCGACGTACGCCGTCGCGGCGGACAGCGACCGGATCGGTCTCCGGCTCGACGGCCCACCCGTGGTCCGGCGGGACGGTGAGCTGCCGAGCGAGGGCATCGTCCTCGGTGGGGTCCAGCTGCCGCCCTCGGGACAGCCGGTCGTGTTCCTGGCCGACCACCCGACGACCGGTGGCTACCCCGTCGTGGCCGTGGTCGAGGACGACGACCTCGACCTCTGCGCCCAGCTGCGGCCCGGCGACGAGGTCGAGCTGCGGGTCGTCTGA
- a CDS encoding aminotransferase class I/II-fold pyridoxal phosphate-dependent enzyme, with product MNATPLADLSADDLATLLEEQRAAYEELRTRGLKLDLTRGKPSAQQLDLADDLLRLPTSTKDSKGVDVRNYGGLEGLADLREMFAELLWVEPEQVVAGGSSSLTMMRDCLFYLTLFGGVDSERPWGHEEKVRFVCPVPGYDRHFTLLESLGIEMVTVPMNDDGPDVDAVAALVADDPSCKGIWIVPTYANPSGSIVSQDVAARLAAMPTAAPDFKIFWDNAYALHHLTEEEAKSADILTLASAAGHPHRPLMFASTSKISYAGAGVAFLAASTANVGWYLGHLGNGSIGPDKVNHLRHAEFFGSAQGVRDHMAKHREIIAPKFAEVDRVLTERLGGRDVATWNTPAGGYFVNLDVVPGTATRVVELAKAVGVALTPAGSSYPYKQDPDDTNIRLAPTMPPVAEVTEAMEVVATCVLLAAAEKATA from the coding sequence GTGAACGCGACCCCGCTGGCCGACCTGTCCGCCGACGACCTCGCCACCCTGCTCGAGGAGCAGCGTGCGGCCTACGAGGAGCTGAGGACGCGCGGGCTCAAGCTGGACCTCACGCGTGGCAAGCCGTCGGCCCAGCAGCTCGACCTCGCGGACGACCTGCTCCGGCTGCCGACGTCGACGAAGGACTCGAAGGGCGTGGACGTCCGCAACTACGGCGGGCTCGAGGGCCTGGCCGACCTGCGTGAGATGTTCGCCGAGCTGCTGTGGGTCGAGCCCGAGCAGGTCGTCGCCGGCGGCAGCTCCAGCCTCACGATGATGCGCGACTGCCTCTTCTACCTGACCCTCTTCGGCGGCGTGGACTCCGAGCGCCCGTGGGGCCACGAGGAGAAGGTCCGCTTCGTGTGCCCGGTCCCTGGCTACGACCGCCACTTCACGCTGCTCGAGAGCCTGGGCATCGAGATGGTCACCGTGCCGATGAACGACGACGGTCCCGACGTCGACGCGGTCGCCGCGCTCGTCGCCGACGACCCGAGCTGCAAGGGCATCTGGATCGTCCCGACCTACGCCAACCCGTCCGGCTCGATCGTCAGCCAGGACGTGGCCGCGCGGCTGGCCGCGATGCCGACCGCCGCCCCCGACTTCAAGATCTTCTGGGACAACGCCTACGCGCTGCACCACCTCACCGAGGAGGAGGCCAAGAGCGCCGACATCCTCACCCTGGCCTCAGCCGCCGGCCACCCGCACCGGCCGCTCATGTTCGCCTCGACGTCGAAGATCTCCTACGCCGGCGCCGGGGTGGCCTTCCTGGCGGCCTCGACGGCCAACGTCGGGTGGTACCTCGGGCACCTCGGCAACGGCTCGATCGGACCGGACAAGGTCAATCACCTGCGCCACGCCGAGTTCTTCGGGTCCGCGCAGGGCGTGCGCGACCACATGGCCAAGCACCGCGAGATCATCGCGCCGAAGTTCGCCGAGGTCGACCGGGTGCTCACCGAGCGCCTCGGCGGCCGTGACGTGGCGACGTGGAACACCCCGGCCGGCGGTTACTTCGTCAACCTCGACGTCGTGCCCGGCACGGCGACGCGGGTGGTCGAGCTGGCCAAGGCGGTCGGCGTCGCGCTGACCCCGGCCGGGTCGTCGTACCCCTACAAGCAGGACCCCGACGACACCAACATCCGGCTCGCGCCGACGATGCCGCCGGTCGCCGAGGTCACCGAGGCGATGGAGGTCGTCGCCACGTGCGTGCTGCTTGCGGCCGCCGAGAAGGCGACCGCCTGA
- a CDS encoding ABC transporter ATP-binding protein — protein sequence MADHAHSTPAPRQEGRGSRAGRPDPADLRQLADSPVSLRRIARLFAPHRATLGIVVALIVLSSAVGLAQPFLVRHVIDDALPRQDVRLLLLLVGAMLGVAVATAVIGVVQTWLSTAVGQRVMHRLRSDLFAHLQRQSLGFFTRTRGGEVQSRLVNDIGSMQGVVTQTATSIAANLTVVVGTAVAMVALSWRLALISLVVLPPAVLLTHQVARMRHQVTGERQRRLADLHVQIEEGLSVSGVLLTKTLGASPRLTAKFEETSADLVGLEIRSRLAGRWRMATMNVVFAAVPAAIYLAAGFPATSGGMTIGTLVAFIALQGNLFRPLMGLLNVGVDLTASMALFSRIFEFSDLPVEIAEPDSPTRLDRASARGDVRFEAVGFAYDADRPVLVDIDLHVPAGTTLALVGETGSGKSTLASLVPRLHDVTSGGVSIDGVDVRQLASADLSDLVGVVTQETYLMHASVRDNLRHARPDATYAEIEQACRDARIHDLISSLPDGYDTLVGSRGHRFSGGEQQRLAIARTLLRDPAVLVLDEATSALDNETERSILATFDDLARSRTTITIAHRLSTVRNADQIAVLGEGRVVELGTHEELLLLGGRYADLVRGGLGADPAPAMSAA from the coding sequence ATGGCTGACCACGCACACTCCACCCCAGCACCCCGCCAGGAGGGCCGCGGCTCGCGCGCCGGTCGTCCCGACCCCGCCGACCTCCGCCAGCTGGCGGACTCCCCCGTCTCCCTGCGCCGCATCGCCCGCCTCTTCGCGCCACACCGGGCCACGCTCGGCATCGTCGTCGCGCTGATCGTGCTGAGCTCGGCCGTCGGCCTCGCCCAGCCGTTCCTGGTGCGCCACGTCATCGACGACGCGCTCCCGCGCCAGGACGTCCGGCTGCTCCTGCTCCTCGTCGGCGCGATGCTCGGCGTCGCGGTCGCCACCGCCGTCATCGGCGTCGTGCAGACCTGGCTGTCCACCGCCGTCGGCCAGCGCGTCATGCACCGCCTGCGCAGCGACCTGTTCGCGCACCTGCAGCGACAGTCCCTCGGCTTCTTCACCCGCACCCGCGGCGGCGAGGTGCAGTCGCGCCTGGTCAACGACATCGGCAGCATGCAGGGCGTCGTGACCCAGACGGCCACCTCGATCGCGGCGAACCTCACCGTCGTGGTCGGCACCGCCGTCGCGATGGTCGCCCTGAGCTGGCGGCTCGCGCTGATCTCGCTCGTCGTCCTCCCGCCGGCCGTGCTGCTCACGCACCAGGTCGCCCGGATGCGCCACCAGGTCACCGGCGAGCGCCAGCGCCGCCTCGCCGACCTGCACGTCCAGATCGAGGAGGGGCTCTCGGTCAGCGGCGTGCTGCTCACCAAGACCCTCGGTGCCTCCCCGCGGCTGACCGCGAAGTTCGAGGAGACCTCCGCCGACCTGGTGGGCCTGGAGATCCGCTCCCGCCTCGCCGGTCGCTGGCGGATGGCCACGATGAACGTCGTCTTCGCCGCCGTCCCCGCCGCAATCTACCTCGCGGCCGGCTTCCCTGCGACGTCGGGTGGAATGACCATCGGCACGCTGGTGGCCTTCATCGCCCTCCAGGGCAACCTGTTCCGCCCGCTCATGGGGCTGCTCAACGTGGGCGTCGACCTCACCGCGTCGATGGCGCTGTTCAGCCGGATCTTCGAGTTCTCCGACCTCCCCGTCGAGATCGCCGAGCCCGACTCCCCCACGCGGCTCGACCGGGCGAGCGCCCGCGGCGACGTGCGGTTCGAGGCGGTCGGCTTCGCCTACGACGCCGACCGCCCGGTGCTGGTCGACATCGACCTGCACGTCCCGGCCGGCACCACGTTGGCGCTCGTCGGCGAGACGGGCAGCGGAAAGTCGACCCTCGCCTCCCTCGTCCCGCGCCTGCACGACGTGACCTCGGGAGGGGTCAGCATCGACGGGGTCGACGTACGACAGCTGGCGTCGGCGGATCTCTCCGACCTGGTCGGCGTGGTCACCCAGGAGACCTACCTGATGCACGCCAGCGTGCGCGACAACCTGCGCCACGCGCGGCCCGACGCCACGTACGCCGAGATCGAGCAGGCCTGCCGCGACGCGCGTATCCACGACCTCATCAGCTCGCTGCCCGACGGCTACGACACCCTCGTCGGCTCGCGCGGCCACCGGTTCTCCGGGGGCGAGCAGCAGCGCCTCGCCATCGCCCGCACGCTCCTGCGCGACCCGGCCGTGCTCGTCCTCGACGAGGCCACCAGTGCCCTCGACAACGAGACCGAGCGATCGATCCTCGCGACGTTCGACGACCTCGCCCGCAGCCGTACGACGATCACGATCGCGCACCGGCTCTCGACCGTGCGCAACGCCGACCAGATCGCGGTGCTGGGCGAGGGCCGGGTGGTCGAGCTCGGCACCCACGAGGAGCTGCTGCTCCTCGGCGGGCGCTACGCCGACCTGGTCCGCGGCGGCCTCGGGGCCGATCCCGCCCCGGCGATGTCGGCGGCCTGA
- a CDS encoding glycoside hydrolase family 3 protein, which translates to MAPRLAVAAAAVLLAGGCASLGSSPDATPAGSSSSTSPGTPSSSPTATGTPVDPDTPTSWGPTVGELEEAQELVSTWTPDRLAGQVIVGRYHGTDPSVPAQMVKDLHLAGMSVTADNVTDRDQVLATTQAIADASAADGRDFPPVIGVDQEGGYVSHLRGIATDFPHFQSAGLAVQSDARLGRRVTRAAALATGLELRDLGFTWVFAPVADVTIGAADPTIGARSPSMDPAVASQAVGAAIKGYDDAGIVSTVKHFPGHGTATQDSHDTLPVVDSTVAEIEEHDLPPFESAIKHAAPAVMLSHLDLTAIAPGIPASMAPPVYSMLRDDLGFEGVTITDSLGMGAVAGRPKPALQALEAGADLLLMPVDNATTHQIIVDAITSGEISRERVEEAAARVVAVQMWQARVAAQRPVPLDVVEKAQAASADLESAAY; encoded by the coding sequence ATGGCCCCTCGGCTGGCCGTGGCAGCGGCAGCGGTCCTCCTGGCAGGCGGCTGCGCGAGCCTCGGCTCGAGCCCCGACGCGACGCCGGCGGGCTCCTCGAGCAGCACCTCGCCGGGCACCCCGAGCAGCAGTCCGACGGCCACCGGGACGCCCGTCGACCCCGACACCCCGACCTCGTGGGGCCCGACCGTCGGTGAGCTGGAGGAGGCGCAGGAGCTGGTCAGCACCTGGACCCCCGACCGGCTCGCCGGGCAGGTCATCGTCGGGCGCTACCACGGCACGGACCCGTCGGTCCCGGCCCAGATGGTGAAGGACCTCCACCTCGCGGGGATGTCGGTCACCGCCGACAACGTGACCGACCGCGACCAGGTGCTCGCGACCACGCAGGCGATCGCCGACGCCTCGGCCGCCGACGGGCGTGACTTCCCGCCGGTGATCGGCGTCGACCAGGAGGGCGGCTACGTCTCCCACCTGCGCGGGATCGCCACCGACTTCCCGCACTTCCAGTCCGCAGGCCTCGCGGTGCAGTCCGACGCGCGGCTCGGCCGCCGTGTCACCCGGGCCGCGGCGCTCGCGACGGGCCTCGAGCTGCGCGACCTCGGCTTCACCTGGGTCTTCGCCCCGGTCGCGGACGTCACGATCGGCGCGGCCGACCCGACGATCGGCGCGCGCTCGCCGTCGATGGACCCCGCGGTCGCCTCGCAGGCCGTGGGCGCCGCGATCAAGGGCTATGACGACGCGGGCATCGTCTCCACCGTCAAGCACTTCCCGGGCCACGGCACGGCGACCCAGGACAGTCACGACACTCTCCCGGTGGTGGACTCGACGGTGGCCGAGATCGAGGAGCACGACCTCCCGCCGTTCGAGTCGGCGATCAAGCACGCGGCTCCGGCGGTGATGCTCAGCCACCTCGACCTCACCGCGATCGCCCCCGGCATCCCGGCGAGCATGGCGCCGCCGGTCTACTCGATGCTGCGCGACGACCTCGGCTTCGAGGGCGTGACCATCACCGACTCGCTCGGCATGGGTGCCGTCGCCGGCCGCCCGAAGCCGGCGCTCCAGGCCCTCGAGGCGGGCGCCGACCTGCTGCTGATGCCGGTCGACAACGCCACGACGCACCAGATCATCGTCGACGCCATCACCAGCGGGGAGATCTCGCGCGAGCGCGTCGAGGAGGCCGCCGCCCGGGTCGTGGCGGTCCAGATGTGGCAGGCCCGGGTGGCAGCACAACGGCCTGTGCCCCTCGACGTGGTCGAGAAGGCACAGGCCGCGAGCGCGGACCTGGAGTCCGCGGCGTACTGA
- a CDS encoding 5-oxoprolinase subunit B family protein, translating to MNLVPVGPRACLAEVEDAVAAASLATWARAQGVAAVEIVPAAATVLFDGVDVASLGGSLSSWSPSSDPVPGPLVRVPVTYAGPDLETVAAHWGCSADEVVRAHTSWEFRAVFSGFAPGFSYLSGLPAERSVPRLDSPRARVAPGSVALADTWCGIYPTASPGGWLVLGTTDVVLWDVDRPQPALLAPGTRVRFEAAG from the coding sequence GTGAACCTCGTCCCGGTCGGCCCGCGCGCCTGCCTGGCCGAGGTCGAGGACGCCGTGGCGGCCGCCTCGCTCGCGACCTGGGCACGGGCGCAGGGCGTGGCTGCCGTCGAGATCGTGCCCGCCGCCGCGACCGTCCTGTTCGACGGGGTGGACGTAGCCTCCCTCGGCGGGTCGCTGTCGTCCTGGTCGCCGTCGTCGGACCCCGTGCCCGGACCCCTCGTGCGGGTCCCGGTGACCTATGCCGGGCCGGACCTCGAGACCGTGGCCGCGCACTGGGGCTGCTCCGCCGACGAGGTCGTGCGGGCCCACACCTCCTGGGAGTTCCGCGCGGTGTTCAGCGGGTTCGCACCGGGCTTCTCCTACCTCTCCGGGCTGCCCGCCGAGAGGTCCGTCCCGCGGTTGGACTCCCCGCGCGCCCGGGTCGCCCCGGGCTCGGTGGCCCTGGCCGACACCTGGTGCGGCATCTACCCGACCGCGTCGCCCGGAGGGTGGCTCGTCCTCGGCACCACCGACGTCGTCCTCTGGGACGTCGACCGGCCCCAGCCGGCGCTCCTCGCGCCCGGCACCCGCGTGCGGTTCGAGGCAGCCGGGTGA
- a CDS encoding sigma-70 family RNA polymerase sigma factor produces the protein MSTAQAKRTTTTREIEGRDSVGLYLDEIARTPLLDAETEVELSKTIEAGLLAQHLLDTGRVGRKKGGAPMSASEAELEWLAEQGQLAVDRFIEANLRLVVSIARKYGRSQMPMLDLIQEGNTGLIRAVEKFDYTKGYKFSTYATWWVRQAITRGIAQQARVVRLPVHVVEELNQVGSARRTLERQLGRDPEPQEIATELGMDLDRVLDLMSWGRDHVSLDTPVDEDGDTSLGDLMAQETAPGPDLNFLDAEAKQRLEDLVGILDDRSADIVRARYGLADGRQHKLADIGARHGISAERVRQLEREALQKLRRAGDPDLAA, from the coding sequence ATGAGCACTGCACAGGCCAAGCGCACGACCACCACTCGCGAGATCGAGGGACGCGACAGCGTCGGCCTCTACCTCGACGAGATCGCTCGCACCCCGCTCCTCGACGCCGAGACCGAGGTCGAGCTCTCCAAGACCATCGAGGCGGGCCTGCTCGCCCAGCACCTCCTCGACACCGGTCGGGTCGGCCGCAAGAAGGGCGGCGCCCCGATGAGCGCCAGCGAGGCCGAGCTCGAGTGGCTCGCCGAGCAGGGCCAGCTCGCCGTCGACCGCTTCATCGAGGCCAACCTGCGCCTCGTGGTGTCGATCGCCCGCAAGTACGGCCGCTCCCAGATGCCGATGCTCGACCTGATCCAGGAGGGCAACACCGGCCTCATCCGGGCGGTCGAGAAGTTCGACTACACCAAGGGCTACAAGTTCTCGACCTACGCCACCTGGTGGGTCCGCCAGGCGATCACGCGTGGCATCGCGCAGCAGGCCCGCGTCGTCCGGCTCCCCGTGCACGTCGTGGAGGAGCTGAACCAGGTCGGCAGCGCCCGCCGCACGCTCGAGCGCCAGCTCGGCCGCGACCCGGAGCCGCAGGAGATCGCCACCGAGCTCGGCATGGACCTCGACCGCGTCCTCGACCTGATGAGCTGGGGTCGCGACCACGTCTCGCTCGACACGCCGGTGGACGAGGACGGTGACACCTCGCTGGGCGACCTGATGGCCCAGGAGACCGCTCCCGGACCCGACCTCAACTTCCTCGACGCCGAGGCCAAGCAGCGCCTCGAGGACCTGGTCGGGATCCTCGACGACCGCTCCGCGGACATCGTCCGGGCCCGCTACGGCCTGGCCGACGGTCGCCAGCACAAGCTCGCCGACATCGGTGCCCGTCACGGCATCTCCGCCGAGCGTGTGCGGCAGCTCGAGCGCGAGGCGCTCCAGAAGCTGCGTCGCGCGGGCGACCCGGACCTCGCTGCCTGA
- a CDS encoding DNA polymerase IV: MRTTASILHLDLDAFFAAVEQRDKPSLRGKPVIVGGTGGRGVVSTASYEARKYGVGSAMSGREARARCPHAAFLSGRFHAYRATSKEVMRVLRDLSPLVEPLSLDEAFVDLAAAGLPDLDVATVSEVGEQLRERVHEVTGGLTATVGIASSKFLAKVASELDKPDGMTVVPPGTELDLLRPMNVTVIPGVGPATTERLRRAGIHTIAELELVSQEELVRLLGQAHGAGLWHLARAQDHRPVLPERETKSISVEGTYDTDLTDRRLMEGLLTRQAREVGTRMRKNGYSGRTVTIKVRLYDFTTLSRSSTLPSPTDDGGTIGRVARSLLGDLDTTGGVRLLGVGVSGLADWVQEDLFGEEPDDDGADEVVLPEPPRRTWPPGADVVHDEMGAGWVWGSGSGVVTVRFETAETGPGPVRSYKADDPALHRYEPPADD, from the coding sequence GTGCGCACCACCGCGTCGATCCTGCACCTGGACCTGGACGCCTTCTTCGCCGCCGTCGAGCAGCGCGACAAGCCGTCGCTGCGCGGCAAGCCGGTGATCGTCGGCGGGACGGGCGGCCGGGGCGTGGTGTCGACCGCGTCCTACGAGGCCAGGAAGTACGGCGTGGGCTCGGCGATGTCGGGACGTGAGGCCCGGGCGCGGTGCCCGCACGCGGCGTTCCTCAGCGGGAGGTTCCACGCCTACCGCGCGACGAGCAAGGAGGTCATGCGGGTGCTGCGCGACCTCTCGCCCCTGGTCGAGCCGCTCTCGCTCGACGAGGCCTTCGTCGACCTCGCCGCCGCCGGGCTGCCGGACCTCGACGTGGCCACGGTCAGCGAGGTCGGCGAGCAGCTGCGCGAACGGGTGCACGAGGTGACCGGCGGGCTTACCGCGACCGTCGGGATCGCGTCGTCGAAGTTCCTCGCCAAGGTCGCCAGCGAGCTCGACAAGCCCGACGGGATGACCGTGGTGCCGCCGGGGACCGAGCTCGACCTCCTGCGCCCGATGAACGTCACCGTCATCCCGGGCGTCGGCCCCGCGACCACCGAGCGCCTGCGCCGGGCCGGCATCCACACGATCGCCGAGCTCGAGCTGGTCAGCCAGGAGGAGCTCGTCCGGCTGCTCGGCCAGGCCCACGGCGCCGGGCTGTGGCACCTCGCCCGCGCGCAGGACCACCGTCCCGTCCTCCCCGAGCGTGAGACGAAGTCGATCAGCGTGGAGGGCACCTACGACACCGACCTCACCGACCGGCGGCTCATGGAGGGGCTGCTCACGCGCCAGGCCCGTGAGGTCGGCACCCGGATGCGCAAGAACGGCTACTCCGGACGCACCGTCACGATCAAGGTGCGCCTCTACGACTTCACCACGCTGAGCCGGTCGAGCACGCTGCCGAGCCCGACCGACGACGGCGGCACGATCGGCCGGGTGGCCCGCTCGCTCCTCGGCGACCTCGACACCACCGGCGGCGTGCGCCTCCTCGGGGTCGGCGTCTCCGGCCTCGCCGACTGGGTGCAGGAGGACCTCTTCGGCGAGGAGCCGGACGACGACGGGGCCGACGAGGTCGTGCTCCCCGAGCCGCCACGGCGCACGTGGCCGCCGGGCGCCGACGTCGTCCACGACGAGATGGGCGCGGGGTGGGTGTGGGGATCGGGGTCCGGTGTCGTGACCGTCCGCTTCGAGACCGCCGAGACCGGTCCGGGACCGGTGCGCAGCTACAAGGCCGACGACCCGGCGCTGCACCGCTACGAGCCTCCCGCCGACGACTGA
- a CDS encoding LamB/YcsF family protein, giving the protein MRSSRPRHVDLNADLGEEVTDDAGLLEVVTSANVACGFHAGNESVMRAVCAEAVRRGVALGAQVSYADRENFGRVALEVAPDVLREQVAEQVGVLSAIAASEGGAVAYLKPHGALYHRVTADEVQARAVLDGSGTLPVLGMPGSLLLALAAPDGRGTRLEGFPDRGYTPDGGLLPRDEPGALVTDPGEVAARAVDLAASVDSVCVHGDSPGAVETARAVRRSLQAAGLTVRSCWSSTS; this is encoded by the coding sequence ATGCGCTCCTCGCGTCCTCGTCATGTGGACCTCAACGCCGACCTGGGGGAGGAGGTCACGGACGACGCCGGGCTGCTCGAGGTGGTGACCAGCGCCAACGTCGCGTGCGGCTTCCATGCCGGCAACGAATCGGTGATGCGGGCGGTGTGTGCGGAGGCCGTGCGTCGCGGCGTCGCGCTCGGTGCACAGGTGTCCTACGCAGACCGGGAGAACTTCGGCCGGGTCGCCCTCGAGGTCGCCCCCGACGTGCTCCGGGAGCAGGTGGCCGAGCAGGTGGGGGTGCTGTCGGCGATCGCCGCGTCGGAGGGCGGGGCGGTGGCCTACCTGAAGCCCCACGGGGCGCTCTACCACCGCGTCACCGCCGACGAGGTCCAGGCGCGGGCGGTCCTCGACGGCTCCGGCACCCTGCCGGTGCTGGGCATGCCGGGCTCGCTGCTCCTCGCCCTCGCCGCCCCGGACGGGCGTGGTACCCGCCTCGAGGGATTCCCGGACCGTGGCTACACGCCCGACGGCGGCCTGCTGCCCCGCGACGAGCCCGGTGCGCTCGTCACCGACCCGGGCGAGGTCGCGGCACGCGCCGTCGACCTGGCCGCCTCCGTCGACTCGGTGTGCGTGCACGGCGACTCGCCGGGCGCGGTGGAGACCGCCCGGGCGGTGCGACGTTCGCTGCAGGCCGCGGGCCTGACGGTCCGGTCGTGCTGGTCCTCCACATCCTGA
- the coaE gene encoding dephospho-CoA kinase: MIRVGLTGGVASGKSTVSAMLAELGAVVVDADLIAREVVARGTSGLAAVVEEFGAGLLTPEGDLDRPAMGRLVFGDAGARKRLEAIIHPLVHQRSARLEAEAPADAVVVHDIPLLAEGGRAGGFDAVVVVDVPPDVQLARMLGDRGWTREDAVSRIAAQATREQRLAIATHVVDNTGTLDQLRARVAEIHAELAARA; encoded by the coding sequence GTGATCCGTGTCGGCCTGACCGGGGGCGTCGCCTCGGGCAAGAGCACGGTGTCGGCGATGCTCGCCGAGCTGGGGGCGGTCGTGGTCGACGCCGACCTCATCGCCCGCGAGGTGGTCGCGCGCGGCACGTCCGGCCTCGCTGCCGTCGTCGAGGAGTTCGGGGCCGGGCTGCTGACGCCCGAGGGTGACCTCGACCGGCCCGCGATGGGACGGCTCGTGTTCGGCGACGCCGGCGCCCGCAAGCGGCTCGAGGCGATCATCCACCCGCTCGTGCACCAGCGGAGCGCCCGGCTCGAGGCCGAGGCCCCGGCGGACGCCGTGGTCGTGCACGACATCCCGCTGCTCGCCGAGGGCGGTCGCGCCGGCGGGTTCGACGCGGTGGTCGTGGTGGACGTGCCGCCCGACGTGCAGCTCGCCCGCATGCTCGGCGACCGCGGCTGGACCCGTGAGGACGCGGTAAGCCGGATCGCCGCCCAGGCCACGCGCGAGCAGCGGCTGGCGATCGCCACGCACGTCGTCGACAACACCGGCACGCTCGACCAGCTGCGGGCCCGGGTCGCGGAGATCCACGCCGAGCTCGCGGCGCGCGCCTGA
- a CDS encoding MarR family winged helix-turn-helix transcriptional regulator: MDDPDRAQAQTGDLVMAVARRVRGAHLEALASWGVTPSQSRALRVLGSRADGMRPSVLADELHIAPRSATEVADALVERGWVERAPDPTDRRASLLALTETGRDLVAQVDVVRRRASEEVLDVLTPDQRRTLHEILTVVVGEDL, encoded by the coding sequence ATGGACGATCCCGACCGCGCGCAGGCGCAGACCGGTGACCTGGTGATGGCGGTCGCGCGCCGCGTCCGGGGCGCCCACCTCGAGGCGCTGGCGTCGTGGGGCGTCACCCCGTCGCAGTCCCGCGCGCTACGGGTGCTGGGCTCGCGTGCTGACGGGATGCGCCCGTCGGTCCTCGCCGACGAGCTGCACATCGCGCCGCGGTCGGCGACCGAGGTGGCCGACGCGCTGGTGGAGCGCGGCTGGGTCGAGCGCGCGCCCGACCCGACCGACCGCCGGGCGTCGCTCCTCGCGCTGACGGAGACCGGACGTGACCTGGTCGCCCAGGTGGACGTCGTACGGCGCCGGGCGTCCGAGGAGGTCCTCGACGTGCTCACCCCCGACCAGCGTCGTACGCTCCACGAGATCCTGACCGTCGTCGTGGGGGAGGACCTGTGA